One Cryptomeria japonica chromosome 9, Sugi_1.0, whole genome shotgun sequence genomic window carries:
- the LOC131052385 gene encoding disease resistance protein RPV1: MASTSAVGMTDSFDGMAPPSSLQSNSVASTSAVGMTDSFDGMAQPSSASGIASSVMPKSSYHVFINHHSPDVKQTIASTLSDIITGMRMTVVLGSEDLEYGNCLPQAIEAVISDALLHIAIFSKGYAESPWCLAELSIMLKTGIPVIPIFYHIEPTDLRYVAQGKGKFVKAFEEHAKKGRYSLKQLEGWKNALYNVSFYTGQLIKSNDDEKRLLKNIVNILLKVIDNVPLEVAKYPVGLNEIIKDFEMNTFQSDQGHDIVEIVGIWGMGGSGKTTLAKELYNKRSLLMERSSFLSSFISDVRDAATKGMLHNKQIKLLEDLGVKVVEFDNVEDGKAFLARRLRSVKVFIVLDDVDHVDQLDALVPIKDSLCKGSLIIVTTREKRALKSWGISSIYKMKPLDPFHAEELFCWHAFLKSVPVKGFEDIVKKFLRACNGLPLSLKVFGAQLYGNSHQYWEVQLNKISKILPTDIKERLKVSYDALDCEEKEAFLDIACFFIGEKSSLAIEVWYGSGWTGLHSWEMLLNKCLVDLDIENCIDMHDHLRDLGREISSRKSPYRMWLPGQIISVDKKAEIKNSVRGIIGAKRWPWDEGSSNEVDQILPSLDELKILAIKGSYFNRVISEVSRELVWLRWFRFEQRNLRSLISIKKLRVLELHSPSSIEELWEAGGDVPVELRELVVSGCRKFQRFPNSIGCLKHLKKMVITRPRDVTRLPEEFCNLQSLEHMELSSCAMLSSLPSSFGDLRNLRHLDFSSCEMLSSLPNSFGGLANLRHLDLSSCVMLSSLPSSFGDLRNLQHLDLSGCIELRMLPESFKHLILLQCLKLEGCEKITLNSEDFADIRKLEILNLDRCKQLEELPRHITNQALLRELHLKDTSLMELPTELGQLSKLREMVIKSEFLNILPSSIGNLSSLTSFEMYDCPVESLPSSVGDLLSLTHLTIDGSLELQFIPDSVGRLSLLEDLTMNYLGVKSLPKSITQLNNLRTLKIYECPISDLDFGVASLHFALSNLKQIELTATGVRRISISEDCCPSLETLELWFNYHLTEIEVLPTKVKTIKLIGCKKLKNLPSFAQLTSLIEFELSDRTQVEKIEGLEHCRLLESLRVDTCGDEPGLEGLEHMQKLRRLQLRANKGSAIEPCIQKLKKWPDEIQICSRAVPDAASLLEFLLSAKLFVVDSSSHLKINSRASLLQKHCSNGEAFMLCFVVNCVSSQLTMYITSYSVSGYSYNYAMEMYKGKWIWIGVFKGGNEFREEGFEIDQRGQSEDENEVETCLLLTGEEHMLLEAFCSLLPILQK; this comes from the exons atgGCTTCTACTTCAGCAGTTGGAATGACAGATTCTTTTGATGGAATGGCACCACCTTCCTCACTTCAATCCAATTCTGTGGCTTCTACTTCAGCAGTTGGAATGACAGATTCTTTTGATGGAATGGCACAACCTTCCTCTGCTTCTGGTATAGCCTCATCAGTCATGCCAAAGTCATCTTACCATGTGTTCATTAATCATCATAGTCCAGATGTCAAACAAACGATTGCTAGCACTCTCTCTGACATTATCACTGGCATGCGAATGACAGTAGTCTTGGGTTCAGAGGATTTGGAATATGGCAATTGCTTGCCTCAAGCAATAGAAGCAGTAATCAGTGATGCTTTGCTTCACATAGCAATTTTTTCAAAGGGCTACGCAGAATCGCCCTGGTGTTTGGCAGAACTATCAATTATGCTTAAAACTGGCATACCAGTAATTCCTATTTTCTACCATATAGAACCTACTGATCTCAGATATGTAGCGCAAGGGAAAGGAAAATTTGTTAAGGCTTTTGAGGAGCATGCGAAGAAGGGTAGATACAGCTTGAAACAGCTTGAAGGGTGGAAAAACGCTCTCTACAACGTTTCATTTTACACAGGTCAACTCATAAAAAGTAATGA TGATGAAAAGAGGTTGCTGAAGAATATTGTCAATATTCTATTGAAAGTGATAGACAATGTGCCACTAGAAGTTGCAAAATATCCAGTCGGTctcaatgaaataataaaagacTTTGAAATGAATACATTTCAATCTGACCAGGGTCACGACATTGTAGAAATTGTTGGAATTTGGGGCATGGGTGGTTCTGGGAAAACCACTCTTGCAAAAGAGTTATATAACAAAAGGTCTCTGTTAATGGAGAGATCCAGTTTCCTCTCCAGTTTTATCTCTGATGTTCGAGATGCAGCGACCAAAGGCATGCTACACAATAAGCAGATAAAACTCCTCGAAGACCTTGGTGTCAAGGTTGTAGAATTTGACAATGTAGAGGATGGGAAGGCATTTCTTGCAAGGCGTTTGAGATCTGTTAAGGTGTTCATTGTCCTTGATGATGTTGATCATGTGGATCAACTTGATGCTCTAGTGCCCATTAAAGACAGCCTATGTAAGGGTAGTCTTATTATTGTCACTACACGTGAAAAAAGAGCACTTAAGTCCTGGGGCATCTCCTCTATATACAAGATGAAACCACTGGATCCATTTCATGCTGAAGAACTTTTTTGTTGGCATGCATTTTTGAAATCGGTTCCAGTGAAGGGATTTGAAGATATTGTCAAAAAATTCTTGAGAGCATGCAATGGATTGCCTCTGTCGCTTAAGGTGTTTGGAGCACAGTTATATGGGAACTCCCATCAATATTGGGAGGTTCAGCTGAACAAGATCTCAAAAATATTGCCAACAGATATCAAAGAGAGGCTCAAAGTAAGTTATGATGCTCTTGATTGTGAAGAGAAAGAGGCATTCCTCGATATTGCTTGTTTTTTCATTGGAGAAAAGAGCAGTTTAGCAATTGAAGTGTGGTATGGATCAGGGTGGACTGGTCTGCACAGTTGGGAAATGCTCCTCAACAAATGTCTGGTTGATCTTGACATTGAAAATTGCATAGACATGCATGATCACTTAAGAGATTTAGGAAGAGAAATTTCAAGCCGAAAATCTCCTTACAGAATGTGGTTACCTGGGCAGATTATCAGTGTTGACAAAAAGGCAGAG ATAAAAAACAGTGTTCGAGGAATAATCGGTGCCAAACGTTGGCCTTGG GATGAAGGATCAAGTAACGAGGTTGATCAAATCTTACCGTCTTTAGATGAGCTAAAAATTCTAGCAATTAAGGGAAGCTATTTCAACAGAGTAATCAGTGAAGTATCAAGAGAGCTGGTCTGGCTTCGCTGGTTCCGGTTTGAGCAGAGAAACCTTCGGTCTCTGATTTCTATAAAAAAATTAAGGGTTTTAGAACTCCACAGTCCTTCTAGTATAGAAGAACTGTGGGAGGCTGGTGGTGAT GTTCCCGTGGAGTTAAGAGAATTGGTTGTTTCTGGATGCCGTAAATTTCAAAGATTTCCAAATTCAATAGGATGTCTCAAACATTTGAAAAAGATGGTAATCACACGTCCCCGCGATGTGACACGTCTACCAGAAGAATTTTGCAATCTCCAATCGCTTGAGCACATGGAGTTAAGTTCCTGTGCAATGTTATCGTCACTACCCAGCAGCTTTGGGGATCTGAGAAATCTGCGGCACCTAGACTTCTCTTCCTGCGAAATGTTATCATCACTACCCAACAGCTTTGGGGGTCTGGCAAATCTGCGGCATCTAGATTTGTCTTCCTGTGTAATGTTATCATCACTACCCAGCAGCTTTGGTGATCTGAGAAATCTGCAGCATCTAGATTTGTCAGGTTGCATCGAGTTAAGGATGTTGCCAGAGTCCTTTAAGCACCTGATACTCCTCCAATGTCTGAAATTAGAGGGATGTGAAAAAATTACACTCAATTCGGAGGACTTTGCAGATATCCGAAAGCTAGAGATTTTGAACCTTGACAGATGCAAGCAATTGGAAGAGTTGCCTCGTCATATCACAAATCAGGCACTCTTAAGAGAGCTGCATTTAAAAGATACCAGTTTAATGGAGCTACCAACTGAATTGGGTCAACTCAGCAAGTTGCGAGAGATGGTGATAAAAAGTGAGTTTCTCAACATCTTGCCAAGTTCTATAGGGAATTTGTCCTCCCTGACTAGTTTTGAAATGTATGATTGTCCTGTGGAATCTTTGCCAAGCTCTGTTGGAGATTTGTTGTCATTGACCCATCTTACAATTGATGGGAGTTTAGAACTGCAATTTATACCAGACTCTGTGGGGCGTCTTAGTCTCTTAGAGGATTTAACCATGAACTACCTAGGAGTGAAGTCTCTGCCAAAATCAATTACCCAACTTAATAATCTTCGAACACTGAAGATATATGAGTGCCCTATCAGTGATTTGGATTTTGGGGTGGCGTCATTACATTTTGCTTTGAGCAATCTGAAGCAGATAGAGCTAACTGCAACAGGGGTGCGGAGGATTTCAATTTCAGAAGACTGTTGTCCCAGCCTCGAGACTCTCGAACTCTGGTTTAATTATCATTTAACGGAGATCGAAGTACTGCCAACGAAGGTCAAGACCATAAAATTGATAGGTTGTAAAAAGCTGAAGAACCTTCCGAGTTTTGCACAATTAACTTCTCTGATTGAATTTGAACTAAGTGATCGCACCCAAGTTGAGAAAATTGAAGGTTTAGAACATTGCAGATTATTAGAAAGCCTGAGAGTAGATACCTGCGGGGACGAGCCCGGTCTAGAAGGTCTGGAGCACATGCAGAAATTGAGAAGGTTGCAACTCAGAGCAAACAAGGGATCGGCTATTGAACCTTGCATTCAAAAGCTTAAG AAATGGCCTGACGAAATACAAATATGTTCGCGGGCAGTCCCTGATGCGGCATCACTTCTAGAGTTCTTACTCTCTGCGAAACTCTTTGTTGTCGACTCCTCATCTCACCTGAAAATTAACTCAAGAGCATCACTGTTGCAGAAGCATTGCTCCAATGGCGAAGCCTTTATGCTATGTTTTGTTGTTAATTGTGTTTCTTCACAATTGACAATGTATATAACGAGCTATTCGGTATCAGGTTATTCGTACAATTATGCAATGGAGATGTATAAGGGTAAATGGATATGGATAGGTGTTTTCAAGGGAGGAAATGAATTCCGTGAAGAGGGGTTCGAGATAGACCAACGAGGACAGTCGGAAGATGAGAACGAAGTGGAAACATGTTTGCTTCTGACTGGGGAAGAGCACATGCTACTGGAGGCTTTCTGCAGCTTACTGCCAATTTTACAGAAGTGA